The nucleotide window CGCCGCCCACTCCGTACGGGAGGGCAGCCTCCCCTCCGCCCTCAGTTCCCTCGCCACCCGCACGAACAGCTCCAGCGCGGCGCGCGCGTCGGACGCGATGCCGTAGTCGGGGGCGAAGATCCTGCCGATCTGGGTGGGCTCGATGTCGACGTGGACGAACGTCCGTCCGGCCGTGTAGACGTCCAGTTTCCCGGTGTGGCGGTTGGCCCAGCGGTTGCCGATGCCGAGGACGAAGTCGGACTCCAGGAAGGTGGCGTTGCCGTAGCGGTGCGAGGTCTGGAGGCCGACCATGCCGGCGTTCAGCTCGTGGTCGTCGGGCAGGACGCCCCACCCCATGAGGGTGGGGACGACGGGGACGCCGGTCAACTCGGCGAATTCCACGAGGAGTTCCGAGGCGTCGGCGTTGATGACGCCGCCGCCCGCCACGATCAGCGGGCGCTCCGCCTCGTTCAGCATCCCGATCGCCTTCTCGATCTGGGCGCGGGTCGCGGCCGGCTTGTAGACCGGGAGGGGTTCGTAGGTGTCGGGGTCGAACTCGATCTCGGTGAGCTGGACGTCGATGGGCAGGTCGATGAGCACGGGGCCCGGGCGGCCGGAGCGCATCAGATGGAAGGCCTGCTGGAGGGCTCCCGGAACCTGCGCGGCCTCCAGGACCGTCATGGCCATCTTCGTGACCGGTCTGGCGATGGACGCGATGTCGACCGCCTGGAAGTCCTCCTTGTGGATCACGGCGGTGGGCGCCTGGCCCGTGATGCAGAGGATCGGGATCGAGTCACCGGTCGCCGAGTAGAGCCCGGTGATCATGTCGGTCCCGGCGGGCCCGGAGGTGCCGACGCAGACGCCGATGTTGCCGGGGTGGGTGCGGGTGTAGCCCTCGGCCATGTGCGAGGCGCCCTCGACATGGCGGGCGAGGGTGTGGTGGATGCCGCCGGAGGCCTTCAGCGCGGCGTAGAAGGGGTTGATCGCCGCGCCGGGGACACCGAACACGTCCCGGACGCCCTCGCGCTTGAGGATCTCGACTGCCGCGCGGGCAGCGGTCATACGAGCCATTGCGTACTCCTGCTTCAGCTGCCGGACTCGCGCTCGCCTCGCGCCCCGCGGTGAGCACTCAGTTTCCGTATTATGGAAAGTGTTTTCTGCTATCTGGAAGCAATGTAGGGGGCGACGCAATGAGCGTCAAGGGCGGGCGAAGCGGATTCGACCTGGGCGTCTCGGGGTGTTTCCCTGCCGGAACGGCCCTGGTTGGAGGACGATGAGGGGGCTGTTCGTAGTGATTCGGCGGTAGGGGGGAGCATGAGCGAGAGCATGCCGGTGAGGTGCCCGGACTGCGGGCGGGAGCATGTGTACGCGGCCCCGGCCTATCCGTGCGCCTGCGGCACCCCCGTCGCCCCGTCGCTGAACCGCCGTGCCGACCCCAGCGCCGTCACCCACCGCACCTGGGACGAGGACTGGGTCACCGTCCGCTGCGGGACCTGTGGCCGCGAGGGCCAGTGGCCCCACCCCGAGCTGGGCTGCGCCTGCGGGACCGTGCTGCGCGTTCCCGTCGCGGGCGCGCTACGGCCACTGCGGTCCCGGGACCCGAACGGGATCGATCGCCCCGCACGTCCCCGTACCGCCTTCACGCCCGTCACGATCCGCACCGCCCGTGACGCGGTCACCGCGGTCGCCCTCTATCTGCGCTGGCTGGGCTACCGGGGCGTGCGCCGGGCCGACCAGCGGCAGCCCAACGGGATCGGGCTGGCCGCGCGGGGCGTCCTGGCGCAGGTGGACCCGTCCATCCATCCGGCCTCGCTGCGCGACGTCGAGTGCCTGTGGCTGACCGCGATGACCGAGTCCGCGGACTGCGTCTACTTCTCCCTGGCCGGGTACGCGAACGACGCCCGCGACCGTGCCGACGGCCTGGGCGTCTCCCTGTTCGTCCTGGACCTCACGGGCACCCCGCAGCCGGTCAACGGCGCGGCGGCCGACCTGGTCGCGACCGGCGCCTGAACGCTCCGCCGGGAGCGTGGGAGTGGAACCGCGGGCCGTCCGCGGCTGGTCGCGCCCGCGCGGCGCAGACGCATGCGCGACGGCCCGGCGCCCCTCACGGCGGCGCTGCTTCTACTCGGTTCCGTACCGCTGCCGCAGCTCGATCTTGCGTACCTTCCCCGACACCGTCATGGGGAAGGCGTCCAGGATCCGCAGCGCGCTCGGGATCTTGTAGTGCGCCAACTGCCCGTCGCAGAAGGCCCGCAGCTCCTCCAGCGTGAGCGGGTCGGTGGCCTCGCGCGGGATGACACAGGCGAGTACCTCCTCGCCGTACCGCTCATGCGGTACGCCGACCACCTGGACGTCGGCGATCTTCGGGTGGGCGTACAGGAACTCCTCGATCTCGCGCGGGTAGATGTTCTCGCCACCCCGGATGATCATGTCCTTGATGCGGCCGACGATCTCGACGTACCCGTCCTCGCGCATCACCGCGAGGTCCCCGGTGTGCATCCACCGCCCCGCGTCGACGGCCTCGGCGGTCTTCTCGGGCTCCTCCCAGTAGCCGAGCATCACGCTGTAGCCCCGGGTGCACAACTCACCTGCCGTGCCGCGCGGTTGGGTCACCCCGCTCACCGGGTCGACGATCTTCACCTCGATGTGCGGCAGGACGCGGCCGACGGTGCCGGTGCGGTGTGCGAGGTCGTCGTCGCGGCGGGTCTGGGTGGAGACGGGCGAGGTCTCCGTCATGCCGTAGCAGATCGACACCTCCGCCATGTTCATCTCCGCGACGACCCGCTTCATCACCTCCACCGGACAGGGCGAGCCCGCCATGATGCCGGTGCGGAGGGAGGACAGGTCGTACGACGCGAAGTCGGGGAGGTTCAGCTCCGCGATGAACATGGTGGGGACGCCGTACAGGGAGGTGCAGCGCTCCTGCTGGACGGCCTCCAGGGTGGCCTTCGGGTCGAAGGAGGGGGCCGGGACGACGATGCAGGCGCCGTGCGAGGTCGCGGCCAGATTGCCCATCACCATGCCGAAGCAGTGGTAGAAGGGCACGGGGACGCAGATCCGGTCCTGCTCGGTGTAGGCGATCAACTCCCCTACGGAATAACCGTTGTTGAGGATGTTGTGATGGGAGAGGGTCGCCCCCTTGGGGAAGCCCGTCGTGCCCGAGGTGTACTGGATGTTGATCGGGTCGTCGCAGGACAGTTCCTCGAACGGCACCGGGGTCCCGCGACCCAGCAGCGCGTCCCAGCTCGGGTCGCCGAAGTAGACGGTCTCCCGCAACTTCGGGCAGTTGCCGCGTACTTGCTCGACCATCGCCCGGTAGTCGCTGCTCTTGTGGGCGAGCGAGGCGAAGAGGAGCGAGATCCCGGCCTGGCCCAGGACGTACTCGACCTCGTGGGTGCGGTAGGCCGGGTTGATGTTCACCATGATCGCGCCGATGCGGGCGGTGGCGTACTGGACGAGCACCCACTCCGGACAGTTGACCGCCCAGATGCCCACCCGGTCGCCCTTGGCCACCCCGCTCGCGAGCAGCGCGTACGCCAGCTCGTCGACGTCGGCGGCGAACCGGGCGTAGGTCCAGCGGCGCCCGGAGGGGACGTCGACGAGGGCCTCACGGTCCGGCCAGGCGGCGACCGCGCGGTCCAGGTTGGCGCCGATCGTGTCGCCGAGGAGGGCCGTCGGGCTCGTCCCGTGCGTGTACGAGGACTTGGTCGAGGACTTGGTCGAGGACTTGGTCGACGAGGTCACCGGAAGTCCTCCTCGCGGTACTCGGCGTCCGAACCCGCCGCCGTGGCCTCGCGCAGCTCGATCCTGCGGATCTTGCCGGAGACGGTCTTGGGCAGCGGGGCGAACTCGATGCGGCGCAGCCGCTTGTAGGGGGCGAGGACCTCCCGCGAGTGCTTGAAGAGCACCTTGGCGGTGTCCGCGTCCGGCTCCCAGCCCGCCGCCAGCACGATGTAGGCCTTCGGCACCGCGAGCCGTACTTCGTCCGGGGCGGGCACGACGGCCGCCTCGGCCACCGCCTCGTGCTCCAGGAGGGCGCTCTCCAGCTCGAACGGGCTGATCTTGTAGTCGCTCGCCTTGAACACGTCGTCGGCCCGGCCGACGTACGTGATGTACCCGTCGGCGTCGCGCGAGCCGATGTCACCGGTGCGGTAGTAGCCGCCGGCCATGGACTGCGCCGTACGGTCGGGGTCACCGTGGTAGCCGGTCATCACGCCCACGGGGCGGTTGGACAGGTCGATCGCGATCTCGCCCTCGTCGGCGTCCGGGGCGCCCGTGATCGGGTCGAGGAGGACGATCTTGAAGCCGGGTCCTGGCCTGCCCATCGAGCCGGTCTTGAGCTCCTGACCGGGGCTGTTGGAGACCTGCACGGCCGTCTCCGTCTGGCCGAAGCCGTCACGGATGGTGACGTCCCAGGCCCGGCGCACCTGCTCGATGACCTCGGGGTTGAGGGGCTCACCGGCGGCGACGGCCTCGCGGGGCGGGGTACGCAGCTGGGTGAGGTCGGCCTGGATGAGCATGCGCCACACGGTCGGCGGGGCACAGAAGCTGGTCACGCCCACACGGTCCATCTCGGCCAGCAGCCGGGCCGGATCGAAACGCGTGTAGTTGTGGATGAAGACCGTCGCCTCGGCGTTCCACGGGCCGAAGAGGTTGGACCAGGCGTGCTTGGCCCAGCCGGGCGAGGAGATGTTGAGGTGGACGTCACCGGGTTTCAGGCCGATCCAGTACATCGTCGCCAAGTGGCCGATGGGGTACGACACATGGGTGTGCTCGACCAGCTTGGGCCGGGCGGTCGTGCCCGAGGTGAAGTACAGCATCAGCGGGTCGGAGGCGTTGGTGTCGCCGTCCGGCTCGAAGTCGGCGGAGGCGTCGTAGGCGTCCGCGTACGACCGCCAGTCGGCGACCTCGTCACCCACCGCGATCCGGGTGTAGCGGCCGGGCACCTCGTCGAACTTGGGCGCGTCCTCGGACCGCACGATCACATGGCGCACCCGGCCGCGCTCCACGCGGTCGCGCAGGTCGGCGGGGCCGAGCAGCGGGGTGGCGGGGATGACGACGGCACGCAGCTTCATCGCGGCGAGGGCGACCTCCCACAGCTCGGCCTGGTTGCCGAGCATGACGAGGACGCGGTCGTCGGCCCGGACGCGCTGTGCCCGCAGCCAGCTCGCGACGCGGGCCGAGCGCTCGGACATCTCGGCGAAGGTGATCCGGGTCTCGGTGCCGTCCTCCTCGACGATGTGCAGCGCCGTGCGGTCGTTCCCACGTGCGATCACGTCGAACCAGTCGAGCGCCCAGTTGAAGTAATCCGGGCGCGGCCACTCGAAACCCTTGCAGGCCGCCTCGTAGTCCTCGCGGTGGGCCAGTAGGAAATCCCTGGCCGCCCGGAACTCCTCCGTGGCGCTCGTCCTCGCCGACATGTGTCCTCCTCATTGCCGGACCGTTGCCTGACATCGTGTAATGCGTGATACAGCTCTCACTACCCCCGAACGGGGGTGCGCCGCGCGGAAAGGGACGAGTTCGTGGCATTCGACCCGTTAGGAGTCGTCGGAACGGCCGACATGCGCGCCGCGCTGCACCGGATGCGCCAGGCCACGGGGCTGCCGCTGGCCTTCGGCGGACTGGTGGAAACAGACCTCGGGCATATGCGCATCAGCGAACTCCAGGGCAACAGGACCACCGCCCTCAGCAGCCTCGCCGTGATCTCCGGCAACGGCCTCGGCGGCAAGACGGTCGCCCTGGCGCGGCCCTGCGCCGTGACGGACTACTCGGTCTCGCGCCAGATCAGCCATGAGTACGACGCGGCGGTCGCCGCCGAGGGCATCCGCTCGGTCCTCGCCGTGCCGATCGTCGTACGCCGCCGGGTGCGCGGTGTGCTGTACGGGGCGCTGCGCACGGCCCAGCCGCTGGGCGACCGCACGCTCGGCATGGCCATGGAGGCGGCGCGGGACGTGGAGCAGGCCCTGGTGGTGCGGGACGAGGCGCGGAGCCTGCTGACCGCGGCCCGGGCCCCCGAGGAGGGGTCGGCCGGTGCCTGGGAGGAGGTCCGCGAGGCCCACGGGGCGCTGCGCGCGCTGGCCCCGAGGATCGACGACCCGGCGCTGCGGGAGGAGCTGCTGCAGGTGTGCGGGCGGCTGGCGGGAGCGGCCTCCGGGCCCGGCGCCGAAAGCACGGGCCCGGCCGTCCTGGCGCCGCGCGAGGTGGACGTCCTGTCGTGCGTCGCCGGGGGCGCGACCAACGCGGTCGCGGCGGAGCGGCTGGGGCTCCGCCCTGAGACGGTCAAGGGATATCTGCGCTCGGCCATGCGCAAGCTGGGGGCCCACACCCGGCTGGAAGCGGTGGTGGAGGCCCGGCGGGCGGGGCTGCTGCCGTAGCGCTCCGGCGGCAGCGCGGTCCCTCGAAGCCGCAGGCCGGTGGGGGCTTGTCGCGCGGTTCCCCGCGCCCTCAGGGGGCGGCCCAGCCGCTCCCATTCATGTGACATCCCTGTGAATTTCCCAATGCCGTACCCTTCCTGTTATTTCCCTCACCAAGGCAGCGTTCCGAAATTCAAAGACTGGTTGCCTAATATTGGCCCGGACACGACACACGAGGGGAGCGGTGGCCCGTGCGACGGGACTTCAAGGAGCCTGGCAGACCCCGCCCCGACCAGGTCATCGGCAGGGAGGAGCTGTTCGCGGCAGCGCGTGAGCAGCTCTCGCGCGGCGGCAGCGTGCTCGTGCACGGCTCCGCGGGAATCGGCAAGTCGACCATCCTGCGCGCTTTGGCCACGGAATACGACGAAACGGCACGGACGGTGCTGCGCTGCTCGGCGACCGAGTCCGAGTCGCACCTGCCGTTCCTCGCCCTGACCGACCTCCTCGGTCTGGTCATGGACGAGGTGTCCGACCAGTTGCCCGCTCCGCAGCGCACGGCCCTGGAGTCGGCGCTCACCGGGCGCGGTGAGTCCACCCTTCAGCGCGACGGGCTCGCGCTGCGGCTCGCGGTGCTGTCGGCGCTGCGCGTGCTCGCCGCCAAGGGGCCGGTGCTGATCGTCGCGGACGACCTCCAGTGGCTGGATCCGGCCAGTGTCGAGCTGCTCGGATTCGCCGCGCGGCGGCTCGGCGAGATGCCGGTGCGGATGCTGTGCGCCGTGCGTACGTCGACGGACCCGCAGGGCCATGAGCAGGACAGATATCTACGCGCGTCCCCTCCCGACACCCTCGCCCTGAGGATCAGTCCGCTGTCCAGGGCACATGTCGCCGAACTACTCGGCAACCGGGGGTACACCGGTCTGCCGCGCTCCACCGTGCGGGACATCCACCAGACCAGCGGCGGCAACCCGCTGTTCGCGCTGGAGCTGGGCCGCGCCCTCGCCGACAGCCCGACCCCGCCGCGCCCCGGTGAGCCGCTGCCCGTGCCGACCTCGCTGCGCACGCTGGTGCTGAACCGGCTGGACATGCTGTCGGCCGAGGCCCGCCGGACCCTGCTCGTGGCGAGCGCCGGCGCCCGGCCCACGACGGCGCTGCTGCACGCCGCCGGGCGCGAGAACGCCGAGGCGGAGACCGCTCAGGCCGTCGAGCTGGGCCTGCTGGCGCCGGAGCGGGAGGGGCCGGGCGTACGGTTCGCGCACCCCCTCGTGTCGGCCGCGCTGTACGCGGAGGCAACCGCCCAGGAGCGGCGGGCCGCCCATGCCGCGCTGTCCACCGCCGCCGTCGACCCGATCGAGCGGGCCCGGCATCTGGCGCTGGCCACCATCGGCACCGATCCACAGGTCGCCGACCGGCTCAGCGAGGCC belongs to Streptomyces graminofaciens and includes:
- a CDS encoding helix-turn-helix transcriptional regulator; translation: MRAALHRMRQATGLPLAFGGLVETDLGHMRISELQGNRTTALSSLAVISGNGLGGKTVALARPCAVTDYSVSRQISHEYDAAVAAEGIRSVLAVPIVVRRRVRGVLYGALRTAQPLGDRTLGMAMEAARDVEQALVVRDEARSLLTAARAPEEGSAGAWEEVREAHGALRALAPRIDDPALREELLQVCGRLAGAASGPGAESTGPAVLAPREVDVLSCVAGGATNAVAAERLGLRPETVKGYLRSAMRKLGAHTRLEAVVEARRAGLLP
- a CDS encoding AMP-binding protein — protein: MSARTSATEEFRAARDFLLAHREDYEAACKGFEWPRPDYFNWALDWFDVIARGNDRTALHIVEEDGTETRITFAEMSERSARVASWLRAQRVRADDRVLVMLGNQAELWEVALAAMKLRAVVIPATPLLGPADLRDRVERGRVRHVIVRSEDAPKFDEVPGRYTRIAVGDEVADWRSYADAYDASADFEPDGDTNASDPLMLYFTSGTTARPKLVEHTHVSYPIGHLATMYWIGLKPGDVHLNISSPGWAKHAWSNLFGPWNAEATVFIHNYTRFDPARLLAEMDRVGVTSFCAPPTVWRMLIQADLTQLRTPPREAVAAGEPLNPEVIEQVRRAWDVTIRDGFGQTETAVQVSNSPGQELKTGSMGRPGPGFKIVLLDPITGAPDADEGEIAIDLSNRPVGVMTGYHGDPDRTAQSMAGGYYRTGDIGSRDADGYITYVGRADDVFKASDYKISPFELESALLEHEAVAEAAVVPAPDEVRLAVPKAYIVLAAGWEPDADTAKVLFKHSREVLAPYKRLRRIEFAPLPKTVSGKIRRIELREATAAGSDAEYREEDFR
- the gcl gene encoding glyoxylate carboligase, which gives rise to MARMTAARAAVEILKREGVRDVFGVPGAAINPFYAALKASGGIHHTLARHVEGASHMAEGYTRTHPGNIGVCVGTSGPAGTDMITGLYSATGDSIPILCITGQAPTAVIHKEDFQAVDIASIARPVTKMAMTVLEAAQVPGALQQAFHLMRSGRPGPVLIDLPIDVQLTEIEFDPDTYEPLPVYKPAATRAQIEKAIGMLNEAERPLIVAGGGVINADASELLVEFAELTGVPVVPTLMGWGVLPDDHELNAGMVGLQTSHRYGNATFLESDFVLGIGNRWANRHTGKLDVYTAGRTFVHVDIEPTQIGRIFAPDYGIASDARAALELFVRVARELRAEGRLPSRTEWAAAAQDRKARLQRRTHFDDVPIKPQRVYEEMNKAFGPETRYVTTIGLSQIAGAQMLHVYRPRHWINCGQAGPLGWTVPAALGVAKADPEARVVALSGDYDFQFMIEELAVGAQHRIPYVHVLVNNSYLGLIRQAQRAFDIDFQVNLEFENVNSPELGVYGVDHVKVAEGLGCKAIRVTDPGELGAAFEQAKKLAAEYRVPVVVEAILERVTNISMSTTNDIGNVVEFEEVATEAGHAPTSIRALKV
- a CDS encoding AMP-binding protein; this encodes MTSSTKSSTKSSTKSSYTHGTSPTALLGDTIGANLDRAVAAWPDREALVDVPSGRRWTYARFAADVDELAYALLASGVAKGDRVGIWAVNCPEWVLVQYATARIGAIMVNINPAYRTHEVEYVLGQAGISLLFASLAHKSSDYRAMVEQVRGNCPKLRETVYFGDPSWDALLGRGTPVPFEELSCDDPINIQYTSGTTGFPKGATLSHHNILNNGYSVGELIAYTEQDRICVPVPFYHCFGMVMGNLAATSHGACIVVPAPSFDPKATLEAVQQERCTSLYGVPTMFIAELNLPDFASYDLSSLRTGIMAGSPCPVEVMKRVVAEMNMAEVSICYGMTETSPVSTQTRRDDDLAHRTGTVGRVLPHIEVKIVDPVSGVTQPRGTAGELCTRGYSVMLGYWEEPEKTAEAVDAGRWMHTGDLAVMREDGYVEIVGRIKDMIIRGGENIYPREIEEFLYAHPKIADVQVVGVPHERYGEEVLACVIPREATDPLTLEELRAFCDGQLAHYKIPSALRILDAFPMTVSGKVRKIELRQRYGTE